In the Deinococcus betulae genome, TCCCTTCCCGGCTGCCGGCGGCGTACCCCACCTGCGCGCCAAATTGCCAGGCCAGCTTGATCATGAACTGAATAGCATCCTCGTCGTGCGAGGTAATCAGCTGCCGCAAATGCTCGGGCAGGCCGTCGGGCAGGGGCATGGTGCGAAGCTGCTCCCCGTACTCACTGCGGAGCTGCTCGAACCACTCAGCGTAAGGGTTCGTCATGGCTTTAGCTTAACATGCTCACGCTCAAGGAATGTAAGCGGCGCCGACCTCTTCTGTCCACGATGATCCCCCTGCTGTCCAGCACTTTGCTTTCCACGCACTTTTTTATTTCTCCAATGGTGTTACGCTTCACGCATGACCGCGACCACCATCCAAGACCAAACCGGCGGTGTGCCCGCCTCTGAAATCAGCATCAGTGAATTTGGCGCGCAAAAGGCTCTGGGCATCCTGGCCAACAGTGGCAAGGAAAACGCCGGCGTGCGCGTGTTTATCAAGAGTGGCGGCTGCAGTGGCTATCAGTACGGGATGGCCATTGATGACCGCGAACTGGACGGCGACACCATCGTCATGGACCGGGG is a window encoding:
- a CDS encoding DdrH, with the translated sequence MTNPYAEWFEQLRSEYGEQLRTMPLPDGLPEHLRQLITSHDEDAIQFMIKLAWQFGAQVGYAAGSREGTTPTMNMGPKRVEA
- a CDS encoding HesB/IscA family protein; amino-acid sequence: MTATTIQDQTGGVPASEISISEFGAQKALGILANSGKENAGVRVFIKSGGCSGYQYGMAIDDRELDGDTIVMDRGVKLLVDRMSMPLLRGSEVDFVENMMGGGFTVNNPNATSACGCGSSFRTDGAKSPDGEGNGGCASH